agagggagatggTGGTCGAGGGAGGGGTGGAGATGCTTATAGGGTTGAGGAGCTAAGACGATCCTAGAGTCAAACGTTAGCGATGGATGGTTGTGGTGACACTAAAACTAAGGGAGAGGAGACGAGAAAGAGAGTGcaagagagggaggagagaaatCAGAGGAGGGGTGAGTGAGAACAAGAGGGATGCGGGGGAAAAATGACCGGCAAGGAGCTACAACAATGTATTGCATCCAACAGAATCAGAAattgcgagagagagagagagagagagagagagagagagagagagagagagagagagagagagagagagagagagagagagagagagagagagagagagagagatgagggatGGGAGATTTGGGTTCGGAAGATGAATGGTTAGTCACTAGAAGGGGGAAGATGGAGGGAAGGGGATCGGGAATGGGGTAGGGGAAAAGGAATGGAAGAGACTGAGTTTATGTACTGAGGACAAAACAACGTTGTTTTTGGTCTCCAGCAGGTTGggtgttcttttttcttttattttctttgtattttcgAAGGTTGGGCCTTGGGTTTTCacaaatagtttataaatattttgtaaccaTATAGAATTCGTTACAAATACTCGTTATTAATAATGAAATCATCATCTTTGTTggaattgtaaaaaaatattactagtTTCAATGAGTATTTGCAATGAATGAGAATTTGCCATTATTAGCCAAGTCAAACTTTCAATACATATTCTTATTATTAACAACAAATTATCATCACTGCAAAAGTATATGAATTAGTATCTgattatttgcaacaaaaaataaattgttggaagtaactttttttatttgttacgaCGAATTTCATTGCAATTAGGATTTAGTGATTTGCAACATGAATAAGATTTGTTGGAAACATTCATTTTTCATTGCAATTATTCACTTATTTACAAAGATTTAAGCTTCATTGGAAAAACTTGTTATTCTTATTTGCAACAGCCATTTTTGTTGGAATTATAAACGATGTCATCGAAAAATCTATGTATTCTTATTCTTATTTGCAAACAAATTACGGTCTTTGGGAATGTGTGTTCTTATTTGCAACGACCATCTTCGTTGGAGTTGTAAAAAATATcattggaaaatattttttactattgTTGAGTCTACTTTTATGATTAATACCAACGAGGATTTGCCATTGCAAAATCTTCGTTGCAAATCCAACTATTTCCAACAAGATACTTTTAATCGTTGCATTATTAGcaacgaaaataatttttgttgcaaatttTTATTGCAAAAGCTCAACTCTATTGTAgtgttcatgtttcaattttctAATTGTGAACTCCAAAAATCGTTCGTGAATTATTAGGACTTTGTTACATTGGTACCCTTTTTAGCTaatgtttataatttatttatgtgtgAGCTCTAGATGCATGTTTATTTCTTATCCAGCTAATAGTATGGTTGGAAATGGGTATATGACCAATTAAGGTTATCTGGCTCCCGCGCATTACTCTTATAACGTGATGATTATTGGAGCATCAAACATAATTGAAACAAGCGCACTTGACGGaactaaaacaagaaaatctGAAGCACCTGGAGCACCCGAGTCTTCAGCAAAACAAAATCTTCAACTGTTGTGCAGAGTGAAAGAAACAACTTCATGATCCTTGGGACTCTTATcttgtttaaatttaaatacttCCGCATCATATGTAATTAGTTATACCTGTGTATTAtgttggaaatttggacctccaaattcaccccccctaggatctaccctttgcaggcataacaagaaaaatagagaaataataacaacacaagaaatttacgtgaaaactccaaaacatgagaaaaaccaccagacccagagaagaaaattcactatgtgaaaaattgttacaatcatacaatttttctcctcaccacacccacaaagctaccccactaataaatctttaactctacacctcttccctttttacaaaaggcaaatagaggaatttaactaaagtcaaaagttactagataagctttcaactggtgcacttaaactaagaggctaagcctcttatttataatgcATGGCCTGTGCCAATTTTATTAATCCCACCGATGTGGGACTAACAAATAAGCAaaagtcaacaatctccaccttgcgactttgactagtcccacagccaagctccacctcaatgaagatctttatagcttccgctatcatgcttcaccataaaagcatactcactcagaataaaccaattccaaacatttcacttcggcccatgtcgaaaacaacattgctaaaaattatggtgtaacttccacatttggctctcctggaagttcatcagccatcgacatgaatttcgaccacacaccctgcatcaatgtcAAACCAATGCCTATgcgcaaacttgtggacccgctaatattaacacatcctctatcatggcaactttgggaattagcgacatgccatgaggatgtacatgtctctttttaaagatcGAAATCTTCCATagagagagacacaatattagcatcaatatcagtatctccatttactgacttggagccacttgccgaacctgcttcagctcttggacaatttttcttgacgtgcccagattgtccacaccCCCAGCAAACTACTtttttcttcatggagttcttcatcttcccatttccagctgctaccatcgctaagttctcaagtggaacattacttccactacttagtctcctctcttcagaaaagattttactagtaacctctgaaaaaattattttctccttcctatgtatcaaaataggtttcatgtgctcataggaagatggaagagaccagatgagtctcaaggcttgatcctcatcatcaattttaactccaatagcttctaaCTCAGCGACAATGTCATTGAGAACACTTAAATAATCTGAAATAGTTATACCTTCACTCAtccgcagtgtatgaaactgctccttcaggtacacacgatttgagacgcctttcgtctgatacaactcttcaagtttttcccagagttcATTTGCCATAGATATTCtatgcacatttgcaagaacatttttggccaagcacagacgtatcgcacttgctgttctcaaatccagatcctcccaattttcatcgctcattttagatctgctcctttcaccagtcacactagtaccagtgctgaTTTCAGGTGTTGTtctgcccttcaatgccttgtgtaatcTTAATTGAATCAAGAtatccttgacttgtacttgccacaagccaaaattaaTTCtctcatcaaatttctccacctcaaatttgacaagatttgaaggcaTACTTCTTagcattgctttgatgaatttactgtagaaatgaataatacCTCACTAATTCAGTTCctaggaaagattggagggtcacaatgtacacacttaaaattttcaatctcctagacagaacctccttagactgtacgtatccacactaccacaccaaagctccaccccacaaaaagaacctagtggctctgataccaattgttggaaatttggacctccaaattcacccccccaggatctaccctttgcaggcataacaagaaaaatagagaaataataataacacaagaaatttacgtggaaactccaaaacaggagaaaaaccaccagacccagagaagaaaattcactatgtaaaaaattgttacaatcacacaatttttctcctcaccacacccacaaagctaccccactaataaatctttaactctacacctcttccctttttacaaaaggctaatagaggaatttaactaaagtcaaaagttattagataaggTTTCAACTGgtacacttaaactaagaggctaagtctcttatttataATGCATGGCCTGTGCCAATTTTATTAATCCCACCGATGTGGGACTAACAAATAAGCAAAAgtcaacatattatatattgatcacATCTAAACACTTtgaaaatatagtttcaaatattcaaactctgctttctctgtttttctctAAGTTTCTATAGTGATCATGGCTCTGGATGATTTTTTTTGCCAATATTCTAAGAAAGTTTTTCTAATTGCTAGTGAAGGGATGAGTTCGATCTTATAATATAGTATCTTCCAAATTGTATAAAGTATTGCTAAGTTCAATAGATTCTTAAGAACTGTCTTAGATTTTGCTATTGTATAGCAGTTCGTTAACTTTTATAAATGTTTGGAAATTGAAAGTGAATGTCACTTGTTATAGAATAGCACTGgtcatgctattttttttttttccccccttctTTAGctgatatttttctttgtttgactcatatttggataatttttttgCACTTTTCGTGCAGACTACAAGGGTGAAGTGCTTTGATGAGTACTGTATTACAAAAGCAGGGGAAGCCTTGGTGGGAATGAGAGTAGCCGCATATCTAGGTGTGTGGATCGCTAGCTTGAGGCCACTGGCATTAGTAGCAGGTCTCTATTTAGTGCATCACACTGAAATTTTGGTGTAGAATTTCTTGAAGAATTTCGAAGTTGCCTACTTTCAGAGAAACTACAGATAGTGTATAGGTTGTGTGTGATCTGCTTCCCCAATTCTGAAATGCACATGGGGACATTTGTTTTCTCACATTAAGAGCTGATTTATGTAGTTGGATTTTTTCCTAGCAAACTTCTGAACTCCCAGGCCCAGCATTTTGCGCTTTAGATGATAGAATTAAATGCTCGGTCTGTCTTTGACGGTATCGAATTGTTGTGCGCTTTAGATGTTTTACAAAATGTGCTCAGCTGAGAAGAATTCTTTGGATTTGATAGAGAAACGCTAGAAAAATAAGCAAAAATAACAGAGCGTTACAAACACAGCAACTTCAACTGATACATAAAATCCGCCTATAAAGTTTTCCTGGAACTCCTTTTTCCTCATCACCTCTCTCTGCTTCTTCTCATATTGGCGATAACCCTTTTCAACTTCAAGGTGATTTGTACTCCTCAAGCAATCTAGAGCGTGATTCAGAGCCACCAAACTCTTACTTCCACCAACACTAGCACCTGTAATGTCCTCGATCTGCATGCTAATTTCCCTCCAGTTTGGACGCCCACCACTTTCCGTTGGCTTGCATCTAATTATGATTTTGCATTTGGCCAACTTGTGATGCAGCAAACTGTCCTCCACCGGTATAATGCTACCAGAATGAAGGACATAATCCCCATTAAAAGGCCAGCTCCTCTGTACTAAGAGTGGCTTCCAGCTTGAGAGATTTACAGTTGTGCCGTTTTTCTTGTCCAGCAGCACCCAACTTAACCTGAGGTTTTCCTCCAGCTCCTTGCTGTGATCATGTCTCAGATCTCCATTCTCTGCCACTGCCATGGCTAAAAGACCTCTTCTCTCTTCATCATTGGCATTGTGTCCGAGGTCATGATCCTCATCTTCGTTGTCGGCATACCCGAGTTCGCCTTCAAAACCCGTTCCTTCATCATTTTCCAGGCTCAACAGCTCTAGTTTAAATGGGCAATTTGAGTACCATCTGCGACAGTCATCGGTGCTCACATTCGGACTGCACTCACTACCTTTGTCATCGTTAGCATCCGTTGCTTGGGGGATGCCATCCATTACTTTGGAGAAAACGCAGTCCTTTTTGTAGAAAATGTCTACCAGCGATGCAAAATGAGAAGCAGAGACCTGCGTTTTAAGTTCTGGACATTTAAAGTTCTTCGGATCGGTAAAATGAATTGATTTTCCATGTGCTATTAGCGGAAAGGAGTTGGCATAGAACTTGTCGTAACCACCAATGGTTGCAGAGGAAATAAGAAGTCCGGCTTCTGGAAGTGCTGTAGAGGGCCAGGTAGAGTGACACAACTGCCTCCATAACCTTTGGTCTCGAGCGGCATCACGGAGGCCAGAACAGGCACATGCAGCAGCAGCCATTGTTAAACCATCAGAACGAGCCATGATATCTCCCAGGACGTCGCCATTAATGTCGTTCAAATGACACACCGGATGCTCCatttctgaaaatatcttcGAGAGCTCGAATGTTGGGCTGAAATCATTGGAGTAATCGAATGCCGAGGGGATAATATAGCTCTTTGACTCGATTAGATTAACAAGGCGAACGTGCACCGAACGCGTGGATTAGTGTCCAAAATCAACGACAATCCTGCCGGCTGCCATCTGGAAATAGCTTCCAGATTGGCCACTAGGCAAGTGCAGTACAGCTTTGCGTGCCGTCCCCGCAAAAATTCATGTCTTTATTGGCCGTTGAACTGGGATGAAGGGTAACGttatttatagttatttttatatattttattaatataattgattttattatttttttaatatataattaattatattaataaaatatataaatatatatataaaaataattgtacgtaAAGACTATATAAAATGATTGCAGAAAGAAATGAGACACTTTTAATAACTCTACAAAAATAGGAGATGATTAATTTTACCTGTCAAAgagcaaaaaataataataatcaaataaaataaataaataatttaaagaaaggTGAGTGGATGTATAATGAACTCTGGTTGGATTACGATTCACaagaattattagaatattttatgagttttgttacgtataaataaaagagttttgttatatatacgcacagttgtgcactaatttttgtattaatattaatttattcatatttaaaatttaaattaatatttttttaataaaatctattttttaattaatcacatcatattaatacacagattagtgtataattttacttgtaattatattttttgtaaataaaattacatattaatctacatattaatactagtttttttatatttaaaatttaaattaatattatttttactaaaatttattttttaattaattatattatattttataacagTTATACTTATAACCAAAATTTTCTATAGTTTATCTGATGGATTTCTTCAATTTTAACACGTAATGGATATTCATTTGGATTAGGTCCATCTTCCTACATGGCTGGCTTTTCGAGCCCAATGATttggactttttatttttacgacCTTTTTAAGAGACATCAGGGGTTATTGTCTATTGCCTATGAGTATGAACCAAACAACTACAGCTGCTAACATGTCATCTTGCGATAAGACTGCTTCAAATAATATCTaatagaaaagtaaagaaaataaaataaaaggttcGTTTCTTTTGTTACACAATTAATTTTCCATGAAATTATTGTCAGTTCTTTATTTGGTCCTAATTAACATcataagttttatatataacGTCGAGGGTGGCTAAAGTACAAAGtacaatatttttgttcaattttgtggttcttttttaagttttactatatacaaatatagtcgcgtattaatccgtatatcaatactgatttatttatacttaaaatttaaattaatactatttttaataaaaatctactttttgaccaatcacatcacattaatatacatattaatgtaaaattatgcttgcaattatatttttccttatcttTTATCAATGATTCAATGCAtaaaagtataattattttagctACCTCTATTAGAATTCACAAAATCATAGAATCTGTTGGTTGATCCTAGATCTTTCTCAACCTTAAAGATTAGTTTAAGAGGTTAAgatttttctcatatttataaACTAACCATCGGCTAATTCCACAGTTAATATGAGACAATTCTAATAACATCTTCATCACAAATCGCCTCCTGGGTCAGAGCAGTGACAATTCATTTCTCTTGCAGATTATTAGAATTAAGATTGTTAGTAAGCTAGAACTCTGATATTAGTGTTAAGTGATTTTGagtctcatctcatcatttcgATTAGGTCCATCTTCCTACATGGCTGGCCAAATTGTGTTTGGCCACttgaaattttcatctcaaactcaaaattatcatctcatcattacaactttcccaaatcctaatacaaaatataataaataattcaactttttcttaacttttttaaattttaaaataataataatattaaaatttaatattttaatattttattttaaaatttaaaattttcatctgaaaATTCTTAGTGACCAAGCAGAGtttaaaatatgagattttttcTCATACTTATAAACTGACAACCAACATATTCCACAACTGATATGGGACAACTACaacaaaatcaaattcataaattaaaaaaaaaaaaaagttctaaacAATTATAATACCTATTAGTTTTCATTATACAATTTTAATTGCTTTCGAAAGTCAAGAGTCAAACGCTCAAAGCAACTTAATTGATAGTTTCATCTACAAAGAAAatcatttcaaatttcaaaatacctTTTTATTGCAATCTTTTGAATTAAGAGATTCTCAAATAAAGAAGTAATTactaattattaaatgatatcTAAATGCAAATAGgtgatatttatattatattacaagaaaaaatctatttatcatcttttttctaatcattttatGATATGTCATTAGATAATATATTTacaagtaaaatttaattattagtatccaatcatctaatactatattataaaataataaaaattaagataataaataacatCAATCTATTTACAAACTACCTAACAAACTTTTCCTCAACTAAAAGATGGTGACATATTACATAGGTGGGGTGCTTTAATTTTCAAAccatatgattaaataaaagaaaaatatattagcaTATACAATAGAGTTCATCTACACAACCACCTACTGTTCACACAACCCCTGCACTCCAGCCTACgtggcttttgttttttttttctttaaaattcaaaatggcAGTGTTTTTTACATGGGTTATGATTCAATTTCCTCCCTCCCAACATCCTCCTCACGCGTTCTTCTTCAGTTgcttcttcagaaagcttcccCGGCGTTCTCTCTAAACTCGCCCTATTGTTGTTCTTTCGCCGGCATCACCGTCACCCTCTGGCCAGCCCGTGCTGCTCCTTCACTCCGGAATcgagtgagagagggagagggagaagaagaggagattttTTATCTGGACAAGAAATTTTCTAGGTGAGTAGTGAATAAATTTTCTCGGCATGCGTTCGTGGTTCTAGCTGGAGAAGAAATTTTCTAAGGTTCAGGTGAGAAAGAAGGGGTgagatagaagaagaagaagccgtCGACCGAGAGGAAGGAGTTGAGCAAGAGATCAGAGATGGTCTGAGGGAGAGCCGAACGACGTCGTGAGAGGGAGGAGGACTAAGAGAGAGCGTTCGTAGATGGTTTGAGGAGAATGAAGCGTTCGGAAATAGGTCTAAGGATAATGACGCTGGATTTTACTGACTGATTTGAAATTGGGTGATAAAATCGTGACGTGGTTCTAGACCAAATTTGCCATATAAGAAGTGTGGAATGCGTTTGGAAAACGAGAAGTTGAGTAACTTTTTTGTATACAATATGTGTTCATATCATGCACacgttttaaaaatataataaatttataatacacgtaacaaaaaatatatatgattttttaataataaatacaacTATTTCAACTCTTATCATTACTATCGTGAAAAACTTATGCCTGACAACCCGCAGATAAACGTCCTTATGAATTAAGTGTAGCAACGACGGGGTGTGGCTTTAAGGACGGCCACGACATGTTGCAGCTTTGAAAGGACATGTTAGTCAACAATAATAAATCAATAATCAGAACATACCATCTCGATTGAAGATAAAGTTGAACTCTTCCTTCTTAACTGACAGATTGTCAATCATTACAAGATATTCAATATCTCTTCCACATAAATCCTTCCTGTATCAATGGTGAAAAATTCGTCATATCAAATCCCTTGTCAGAGGCATTTCCCCCACCACCCTGACCAGATTCTTGTgtacctttttttctttttaaataagcaGATTCTTGTGTACttgtataataatttttatatttttaattattataggtTTTAGAGTAACGTTAGTCGTTAGATATTATAATAGAATgcgtaaatattatttaaattttttaaaaagtggaatagattattaatttttattttattttataggttttatatttatttattttttaaatttaattatataacatttgtgtatttaataattacaaatatcattactctaaattttatattttatctatcaaattaccaaaatttaacactttttttttttttttgtacagaACTAAATTTTAGGCCCTTcattaaaatctaattatttaaattgtatCACATTGCACGTCGCTCGTTTTCATTGATCTAAACGGATATGATTGAATTGGCCGGAGTGCATATGACAATTCTAT
This Carya illinoinensis cultivar Pawnee chromosome 11, C.illinoinensisPawnee_v1, whole genome shotgun sequence DNA region includes the following protein-coding sequences:
- the LOC122282403 gene encoding F-box protein At2g27310-like — its product is MEHPVCHLNDINGDVLGDIMARSDGLTMAAAACACSGLRDAARDQRLWRQLCHSTWPSTALPEAGLLISSATIGGYDKFYANSFPLIAHGKSIHFTDPKNFKCPELKTQVSASHFASLVDIFYKKDCVFSKVMDGIPQATDANDDKGSECSPNVSTDDCRRWYSNCPFKLELLSLENDEGTGFEGELGYADNEDEDHDLGHNANDEERRGLLAMAVAENGDLRHDHSKELEENLRLSWVLLDKKNGTTVNLSSWKPLLVQRSWPFNGDYVLHSGSIIPVEDSLLHHKLAKCKIIIRCKPTESGGRPNWREISMQIEDITGASVGGSKSLVALNHALDCLRSTNHLEVEKGYRQYEKKQREVMRKKEFQENFIGGFYVSVEVAVFVTLCYFCLFF